The following are from one region of the Nicotiana tomentosiformis chromosome 7, ASM39032v3, whole genome shotgun sequence genome:
- the LOC138896038 gene encoding uncharacterized protein, giving the protein MSETFRIKHKNSTAYMPQMNGVVEAANKNIKKILRKMVDNHKQWYEKLPFALFGYRTTVRTSTGATPYLLVYGIEAVIPAKVEIPSLRIIQEAELSDAECIRSHYEQLALIDGKRINAVCHGKLYQNRMPRAFNKRVRPRQFTPGQLVLKRIFSHQDEAKGKFSPNWQGPYMVHRVLTGGALILVEMDGEVWPKPINSDAVKRYYV; this is encoded by the coding sequence ATGTCTGAAACCTTCaggatcaagcataagaattccacagcatacatgccacaaatgaatggagttgtggaagccgccaataagaacatcaagaagatattaaggaagatggtagataatcacaaacaatggtacgagaagctaccatttgcCCTATttggatatcgtaccacggttcgcacatcaactggggcaactccttatttgctggtctatggaattgaagccgtcattcccgccaaagtagaaattccttctttgagaatcatacaagaggctgaactcagtgatgcagaatgtaTACGAAGTCAttatgaacaactagctctcattgacggaAAAAGAATAAACGCAGTATGTCACGGTAAACTTTACCAAAACAGAATgcccagagctttcaacaaaagggttaggcctagacaattcacaccgggACAGCTAGTGCTGAAGCGGATCTtctcgcatcaagatgaagccaaagggaagttTTCACctaattggcaagggccctacatggttcacagagtactaacaggaggagcgctcATACTCGTAGAGATGGacggagaagtttggccaaaacctatcaactcagatgcagtcaagagatactatgtttag